The window AACCAAAATGCCCGCGCAGTTCACCATGGACACGATCATCGGAGAAGGCTGGCGCTGCAACCCTTCCCTCGGAGCATTCTTCAGACAAAACCTCGGCCCCGGCTTTCACTTCAACGCCCCAACACGCGACTTCATCCACCACAAACCCGGCAAAACCCTAGCCGACGCAGCCATCTGCTACCAAACCAGCGTGCGCCCCGGCGCAAAGAAAACCCGCATCCCCCAACAGCTCGAATACAACCAGCACTTCCGGGACTTCTTCCGCGACAACCCCGGCTCCTCACGCCAGCAAGCGATCGACGCATGGTGGATCAAGCGAGGCAAGCGCAAAGCCCCACAGGAATCCCCTTCGAGCGAAGAATAGCTTCCGGCATTTTGACAACAGAAAAAAGGAAGGCCCATCCTCCCTCGCAAATCCTAACGCCATGCAGAAATCTTCTAAGATAGGACCAAGACGTAGAACCATCTCCTGAGACACGAAGAGGAACAACAGTGCAGATCAACGACAAAGTAGAAAACTTCACCCTCCAAAACCAGGATGGCAAAGAAGTCTCCCTCACCGACTTCAAGGGCAAGCCCGTAGTCCTCTTCTTCTACCCGCGCGCCGACACCCCCGGCTGCACCATCGAATCCTGCGGCTTCCGCGACGCCTTCGAAAAGTTCCAGAAACAAGGCATCGTCGTCCTCGGCATCTCCCGCGACACCGTCAAAGACCAGAAGAAGTTCAAAGACAAGTACGACCTGCCCTACGACCTCCTCGCCGACCCCGACATGGAGCTCATCAACCGCTACGACCTCGTCAAACCCAAAAACATGTACGGCAAGATCGTCAAAGGCGTCAAACGCACCACCTACCTCATCGGTCCCGACCAGCGCCTCATCCACATCTTCGACGAAGTCAAACCCGAAGGCCACGCCGAAGAGGTCCTTGCCCTCCTCAAAGCCCACGCAAAAAAATAGCCCCAACGTTGTTTGTTTTACGTCGTCATTCTGAGCGCAGCGAAGAATCGCTGTATTTGTCTTTGCGTCTTTCATGTCGTTGCTTGTTTTAAGATCCGTATGCATTCCAGCAGAAGGACAGAGTCAGGACCGAATCGAAGCCACACTCGGAGGAACCGCCATGCCGCCCCAGAACACCTATCAAGTCCGATTCAAGACCCACCCCGACCCCGGCCACCCAGGAGGCTACATCCTGCAGTACGAGCGCGTCGGCGACATCACCCACGTAGACAGTCCCCTCAAGTCCGTCTTCCGCAGCCTGGTTCAGCTCGAAGGTGCCTTCCTCAAAGCCGGACTCTATCTCCACTCCTACGGGCACGCCGACGAGGAGAGAGACGTCAGGCCCGACCCCGAACAGGACTATGAAGTCACCAACAAAATGATGCGAGACCTCGGATTCGACATACCCGGCTGAATAATCGTCGAATCATCTCTGTCTCAAGAACCCGCGACAGCTTTCTCCACAAAATCCGTTTGCCAAAAATCGAATCTTCGCTATAAGCTGGTCGGCACTTGCGATGTACGTTGTTACTCCCCGTTCACGCTCTATTGATCGCAGGTTAACGAGCTGACGTAAAGCTTATGGCTATGCGAAAAAATAGATCTTCCCTCGCCTTCAACCTGTTGGTGGCCTTCCTGTGTTGTCTCCCAGGCATCCAGCTTCACGCTCAATATGAAAACGGCAGCCTCGTAGGAACGATCCACGACTCCACCGGCGCCGCAGTCCCGGGCGCGGCCGTTACCGTCACCAACAACGCCACCGCCGTCGCTGCGAAAGGTGTAACCAACGCTTCAGGCGACTACGAGTTCCCGTCTCTCCGCATCGGCGTGTACACCATCTCCGCCAGCGCCACCGGCTTCGCCAACGCCGTCGCAAACAACATCACCATCACCGTCGGCGGCCGTGAACGCATCGACCTCAGCCTCCAGCTAGGCTCCACCGCGACCACCGTTGAAGTCAGCGACGTCGCCCTCCAGGTTGAAACCGAATCCAGCCAGCGCGGCCAGATCATCACCCAGTATCAGAGCGCCGCCTATCCTCTCGTCAGCCGCAACTACTCCGACCTCCTCGGCCTCGTCACCGGCGTCCGCCAGGCCCCCACCGCTGCGACCACCAGCTCCATCAGCTCGCTCGTCCGCGCTGGCGCCTACAACGTCAACGGCCAGCGCAGCATGTTCAACAACTTCCTCCTCGACGGTATGGACAACAACGCCTACGGCGAGAGCAACCAGGGCTTCGACAACCAGATCATCGCCGTCCCGCCCGACTCCGTCGCCCAGTTCCAGATCGTCACCAACAACGAGAGCGCAGAGTACGGCCGCTCCTCCGGCGCCACCATCAACGTCGCCTCCAACAGCGGAACCAACCGCTTCCACGCCACCGTCTACGAGTTCCTCCGCAACACCGACCTCAACGCAGCCGGCTACTTCAAGCCCACCCTCGTCGGTAGCAGCGGAAACGTTGTCCCCTTCCGCAAGCCCACCTTCAACCGCAACCAGTTCGGCGTCAACTTCGGCGGTCCCATCATCAAGGACAAGCTCTTCTACTTCGTCGACTACGAAGGCTTCCGCCAGGTCCTCAAGCCGCTCAGCGTCAACACCGTCCCCACCACCAACGAACTCAACGGCAAGCTCGTCGTAGCGGTTCAAAACCCCATCACCGGCCAGGTCTACCCCGCTGGCACCACGATCCCTACCTCCGCCATCAATCCCATCTCGCAGCAGATCATCGGCTTCTTCAAGCAGATTCCCACCCAGGGCACCGGTCTGGCCTCCACCGGCCTCGACCAGAACAACTACGCCACGCAGGTCCCCTTCACCGACAACTCCGACAAGGGTGATCTTCGTCTCGACTACCAGCAGAACTCCAACAACTCCTGGTTCCTCCGCGTCAGCGATCGCAAGGAGACCGGCGTCAACTACCCCATCTTCCCCCTTCCCCTCGACGGCCAGACCAACGGCACCATCCGCGTCCTCGATCAGCAGGTCGCCCTCGGCTACACCCACCTCATGGGCGCCAACAAGGTCCTCGATGCACGCCTGGGCCTCTCGCGTACCAAAGCCGGCAAGTTCTCGCTCTCCATCGGCGACAACGCCATCTCCATCCCTGGCCTTCCCTCCGACCCCACCGTCGCCGGCGGACTTCCCTCCACCAGCATCGGCGGCGGCTTCACCGCCTTCGGCCGTCAGAGCACCAACCCCCAGTGGCAGAACCCCGCCCTGCTCGATCCCAAGGTCAACTTCACCTGGGTCAAAGGCAAACACTCCCTCAAATTCGGCTATGAGTACGAGCACATCTGGATGGCCGTCAACGACAACAATCCCCTCTACGGCTCCTTCAGCTACGCGCAAGGCTTCAGCCTCTGCCCCAGCACCACCGTCAACGGCGTAAAAACCGCAACCAATCCCAACTGCCCCAACATCAGCGGCGCCGTCGCTGACAACTACTGGGCCGACTTCCTCTTCGGCACCACCAACAACTACTCCCTCGCCAATCTCTTCGTCGCCCACCTTCGCCAGACCCTGCAAAGCGTCTACGCCCAGGACGACTGGAAGGCCAGCAACAAGCTCACCCTCAACCTCGGCCTCCGTTGGGAGTACGGCTCGCCCTACTCCGAGCAGCATAACTACATCTCCAACTTCGATCCCATCTCTCAGACCGTCCTCACCCTCAGCCCCGGCGCTGTGGCGGGCAACGGCATCACTCCATTCTCCGGCGGTGGCGTCTACGGCAACACACTCGTCAACCCTGACCTCAACGACTTCGCTCCCCGCCTTGGCTTTGCCTACGCCGCCACTCCACGCACCTCCATCCGCGGCGGATACGGCACCAGCTACGTCCACTACACCCGCGCCGGCTCCGGCGATATCCTCGCCATCAACGCCCCGCAGGCTCAGTTCGTCTCCGTCACGCAGAAGGCGCCAACCGCCGCCAACCACTGCCCGGTCGGCGGAGCTGCTGCAACCTGCTACGTCACCACCGACCAGGGATTCCCCAACGGCATCGCCACCACCTTCAATCCCGCCACAGACAACATCACCTGGGTTCCCAAAAACACCCGCGACAGCTACGTCCAGAGCTACTTCCTCAGCGTGCAGCAGGAGCTCGCCAAGAACACTCTCCTCGACATCGCCTACGTCGGCAACCATGGCACCAAGCTTCAGGGCTTCCTCAACGGCAACCAGAAGAACCCCTCCAACGGCTTTGCTCGCCCCTTCGGCGACTGGCCCAGCGATATCACCACAGCCCTCAACGAGTTCTACTCCCACTACGACGCCCTGCAGGTTCGTTACGAGCAGCGCTTCGTCGCCGGGCTCAGCCTCCTGAACTCCTTCACCTGGTCGCACTCGCTCGACAACGCCAGCGCCTCGCTCGAAGGCAACTCGCCCTCGCCGCAGGACGCCAACAACATCTCCGCCGACTACGGTCAGTCCGACTACAACCTGCCCGTCGCCAACGTCACCAGCCTCGTCTACGATCTGCCCTTCGGGCACAACCGTAAGTTCCTCAGCAGCAGCAACGCCTTCACCAACACCGTCCTCGGTGGCTGGCAGATCAGCGCCATCAACACCATGCAGGCCGGCACACCCTTCAACGTCGGCTACACCCCCAACTCCGCCAACGCCGTCTCCCCGCAAATCTCCGCTACTTATCGCGGAGCCAACGAGTATCGCCCCAACATCGTCCCCGGTCAGCCAACCATCAAGAAAACCAAGCTGAGCACCGGCTACATCCAGTACATCAACCTTGCCGCGTTCACTCTTCCCGCAACCACGAACAGCAGCGGCGCCATGGCCAGCCCCTTCGGCAACGCCTCACGCAACCCCGGTCGCACGCCTGCCTTCTACCAGACAGACCTCGCTCTCAACAAAAAGTTCAACACCCCAATCGATAGCCTCAAAGTTGAGTTCCGCACCGAGGCCTACAACATCTTCAACCACACCAACCTCTATCTTCCTGCAAGCGGTCTCGGCGGCACTCTCAGCACACCAGCCACCGCGACTGCAGCAGCGCAACTCAACAGCCCCACCACCGGTGGACAGATCACCAGCACCTTCGAGCCGCGCATCTTCCAGTTCGGCCTGAAGATCCTCTACTAACCACCACGTAGAAGTCAGAGCCTGCAATAGCGGGTGCCCCATGTCTCGATTCTGAGACATGGGTTCTCACTCGAGACACAAACCTCCAACCAGCACACGCTGCACAAAAAAAGCCCTGCGCCAACCAGCGCAGGGCTCTTCTTGTTTGCGGCACCACAAACAACTAAGGCTTCGGCGTCCAGAAATCCGGCTCAGCCTGCACCATCGCCGGTGTCGGATAGCTCATCTTCGGCGCGATCCGGAACACATTATTCACTCTCGACTCCACGCACGAAGCCTCCAGCGCCTGCAGCTTCTTCATTCCCTCTGTCCCCAACGCCTCGACGAACTTATCATCCTTCGCAAAATTCGCGTCGATCTCCGCCCCGTCGTGCAGCGTCGTAATCACAAGGAATGCACCGCCGCCTGTTCCATAAAGCTCCTCATACATCCCCCAGTGAGCATCCGGCACGCCCTTCTTATAAGCGTCGAGCACCAGCTTTACCAGCTCCATCCACTCATCGTAGTGTCCCGGCCGAATCACAAACTGGCTGATCGTCTCATAGCGCGACCCAACCCGATAACCCTGATTGAGACTGAGATCATCTCGCCGCATCCATATACTCGAATCGGTCTCGGCAAGCAGATCGCCATCGGCTTCGTTCACCTTGTCTAACTCAGCAGAAAGAGAAGCGTTGGTATTCACACTCTTGCGCGCCGCTTCCATCTCAGCAAAGCTCGGGTAAGCACTCAGAAACAGAACCCGAGGCCGCCCCGAAAGCGACGCCAGAGCGTAGTAGTAGTCCGTAGCCTTAGCCTTCGACATCGCCTTAACAAAATCGCCCTCGGTCTTTTCATGCGGTCCACCCTCCTTGCCCGGCTTGGTGAACTCACGCGTAATCGATAATATCTTCGGACTCACGATCGTCTTGTCCTGTGCGACGACAGACGGCGTCACGCTACTTACGAAACCAACAAGCAACAGAGGGAGTACGACAGACTGACAACGGAATGGCAGCTTCATAAATTTTTCTCCTCAAGGTCGAACGTGAGAGAAGCGAAGGTGGTACGCGGCCGGCGAACTCCTCTCGCGTCTTCGAGAAAAGTAACGTTGGCTGCAAGGCGGACAGGCATGCCTGAATAAGTCACAGCATGATTGCCCGGGAACAAACTCCCCGGAACCCAAAATAAGTGTCGAATGATTCGCGCGAAATACTAGGTACTTCGATCTCATAAAGCAATCAATTTCTGTGCATATGAGACTCAACGCGAAGCCAACTACTCGTGCGTTTCGCCTGCTCCAACAGGAGCCTCAGCAGAACCTAAGGTCGATCAACAGTTACCGTCTCCCTATAATGAATAGAGGAGGAGGCAGCCAAAAAAAACACAGCCATGACACAAACACAAACAACCGCCGCTCTCCTCGCCACCGCAACCGCAGCCGCCGGCACCATCACCTACGCCGCACTCTCCGCGCAGTCCCAACTCTTCGGCAAGCTCCTCATCGCCGGATCGAACCCCGACGAGATCGCCCTCACCTACGACGACGGCCCCAACGACCTCGCCACCGAACGTCTTCTAGACGTCCTCGCCCAACACAACGTCCACGCCACCTTCTTCCTCATCGGCAACTACGTTCGTCAGCGCCCGCACATCGCTCGTGCCATCGCATCCGCTGGCCATCTCATCGGCAACCACACCATGACCCACCCATGGCTCGCGTGGCAATCCGCCTCACGCATCCGCGAAGAGCTCAGCAGTTGCAACGCAGCTATCGAAGACACCCTCGGCATCCCCGTCCGCTACCTTCGCCCTCCGCACGGAGCGCGCCGCCCCGTCGTCTTTCGCATCGCCCGAGAGCTCGGCCTCACCACCGTCCACTGGAACATCCTCCCCGGCGACTGGAAGCCCATCGGAGCTGGTGAAATCGCCGCCCGCACCATCCGTGGCATCGAGCAGGCACAACGCCAACACCGCGCCTCCAACGTTGTCCTCCACGACGGCGGCCAGGCGGGTCTCGGCCAGCCACGCCTCCCAACCATCGAAGCCACCGGCCTTCTACTCCGCCACTACCAAACCCAACCCCAAAAAAAATTCGTCACCATAGACCACTGGAACATCTCTCCCGCATAACTCTTAGCACCAAAAATATCGCCAACAATCCATCCACAGCGTAGCGGGACACAATCTTTGTGTTTCGCACAATATCCGCGTCTCTCATCCGTCATCACATACAGCACACAGTACGGGAAGTCTGAACAGTTGTGACCCAATCAGCCGAGCACGACGAGGTCTACCATCCCTTCGCGTCGGATCGGATTAACAGTTGAGCAACCATAAAGAAGGTGAGGATCATGACAAATCTTGAAGGGCAACGCAGTGCGAAGCCCGATCCAAATTGCAAGTTTGATCCTGGTGTCATGGTGCCGATCATCGACCGTATGCGCTGTGAAGCAAAAGGACCGTGCGTTCCGATCTGTCCTTACGACGTCCTCATCATCCGCACCGTTTCGCCGGAAGAGAAAGCCTCCTTCTCTTTAGCAGGGAAGTTGAAACTGCTCGTCCACGGGGGAAAGCAAGCCTTTGTTCTCGATCCTGACTCTTGCCGGGGATGCGGCCTGTGCGTGAAGGCCTGCCCCGAGAAGGCGATCAAACTGCAAAAGCGATTGCACTGACGAAGCAGCGTCACAAGATGACGTCAGCATTACACACTGAGTAGTCGCCAACTTACTCATCAAGCGCCCATTAGCGCCTATAAAAATCTCACGATTTAAGCGAACGTCGCACAGCCGACTCACGTACCATACATAGACCCCGCATGAGCACAACCTCCCCCAACCCGGCCGCCGCGTCGCAGACCGCGCCACCCGTAATCGACCCCGAACTCCCGGCGCCGTTATCCATGGGCGAGGTCCTGCGCATCTCCATGATGCGCCGCCTCTGGTACGCCCAGATCATCTCCGTCTTCGGCGACTTTCTCGCCCTCTTCGCCGTCATCAACGTCATCACCTTCAAGCTGCACGCCAACGCGCAGCAGGTCACCGGCGTCCAGATCGCCTACATGCTTCCCATCGCAGTCCTCGGCATCCTCGCCGGAGTCTTCGTCGACCGCTGGCCGCTCAAGCCAACCATGGTCTCAAGCGACTCCATCCGTGCCTGCCTCTGCCTCCTGCTCATCTTCGCCACGCAGATCTGGCACTTCTACGCGATCCTCGCCGCCATCAGCGTCATCTCCAGCTTCTTCGGCCCGGCCCAGGGAGTCGCCATCCGCTCCGCCGTTCCACTGCACGGCCTCCGCTCCGCAAATGCACTCATGCAGCAGGTCATGTTCGGCATGCGCATCATCGGCCCCGCCCTCGCTGGCCTCATGGTCTCCTACCTCGGAGCCATCAGCTGCTATGCCTTTGACTCCGCCAGCTTCGTCGGCTCCGCTCTCCTGATCGCCTCCGTCACCTTCGTGGCATCCGCACCCAAGCCAGCCGCGCCAACATCCGAGACCACCGACGCATCGGCCATCGGCAAAGTGTGGCTCGACATGAAGCAGGGCATCAACTTCATCGTTCACCACGCCGCTCTCCTCTTCGTCATCCTCGCCATGGCAGCAGGCATGTTCGTCCTCGGCTGCTTCGGCCCGCTCATCGCCATCTACGTGCGCGACTCGCTTCACGCCTCCACCAAATCCTTCGCCATCGCCTCCGCCATGATCGGCCTCGGCATGCTGGTCGGCATCAACGGCCTCAACACCTTCGGCAAAAAGCTGCGGGACACCGTCCTCGTCTACTCCGGCCTCTGCGGCATCGCCGTCGGTCTCGTCATCCTCACCGCCCTCCCACACCTCTGGTCGACCATCCTCGGCAACCTCATCATCGGCTTCTCGGTCGCCGGCATCATCGTCCCTTCCCAAACCCTCTTCCAGAAGGCAACTCCGCCTGAGCTGATGGGCCGCGTCGGTTCCACCTTCATGTCCATCATCTTCACCGCCCAGATCTCCGGCCTCGTCCTCTCCGGACTCCTCAGCCGCTACGTCGGCGTCCGTCAGGTCTTCGCCCTCTGCGCTGGAATGCTCATCGTCCTCATGGCAGTAGGCAAGCTCTGGATGGAACCAAAACCCGCAGCAAAACAGCCCGCCTGAACTCTCCACCCAGACAAGCCGCCACTCTCTCTGACCCGACCTTATTGCACTCTTCAAACGAGCCGCCAACCATAGTTGCCGAAAACCCGTCTTGCCGAAATCCCGTAAAAACGGAACGGTCTCGAGCCTTTTTCCGCAATCAAAGCCTTCAAGTGAAAAAAGTCGGTGACAATGGGTGGGGCTTTGCCACAACGGAGGATTCATGAGGAAGTCGGTCAAGATCGTTCTGGCTGCAGTAATAGCAATACCAATCATCGTAGTAGCAGCCATCCCCCTCTTCGTGAACGCCAACACGTTTCGTCCCACGATCGAGAGCCGGCTCACCGCAGCTCTCTCCCGCAAGGTCACCCTCGGCGATTTGAGCTTCTCCTTCACGAACGGAAGCCTGGTGGCCAACGATCTCGCCATAGCCGACGATCCCAAGTTCGACCAGACTCCGTTCTTCACCGCGAAACGACTGAACATCGGTGTTCAGATGAAGCCGCTGATCTTCCATCACCAACTGCTTATTCGAAGTTTCGAGGTAGATGCCCCCCAAATTCATCTGATCCGTGCCGAGGATGGAACATGGAACTTCTCCACCCTGAGCCACGGCACAAACTCTTTGAACACCACTCGACCGACCACCTTGCCTGATCTCCCGGTCGATCGGATCATCATCCAAGACGGCAACGCCAAAATAGAAACGCTGCCCTCGCAGAAAAATCCCCAGGTCTACGACCATCTCGGCGTCCAGTTGCAGCACTTCTCCCTAACCCAGGCCTTTCCCTTTACAGTAAGTGCCTCGCTGCCCAGCGACGGCAAGGTAGAAGTCTCGGGAACCGTGGGCCCTATTAATCCTCAAGACGCCACCCTCACCAACTTCGACACGCAGGTCAAGATTCACCACCTCGACCCCGTCGCCGCCGGGTACGTTGACGCAGCGGCCGGAATCTCCATGATCGCCAGCCTCGATGCGCACGTTGTCTCAGACGGCATGAATGTCACCAGCGACGGCAAAGTCCACGCTGAGCAACTCATCCTCCTCAAGGGAGGCAAGGCCGCTCCATATCCTCTCGATGTCAGCTATCAGGTTGTCCACTCCCTCAAAAGCAACAATGGCCAAGTCTCCGATCTCGTCTTTCAGACAGGCGCCATTGCAATCCACATCAAGGGCAACTATCAACTCGCCGCAAACGTTCCAGTCTTCGACCTCAAGTTGCTGGCTCAAAGTGTCCCCATCAACGACCTGCAGGCGCTTATGCCAGCCATCGGCGTGAAGCTTCCCAACGGTGCCACTCTTAAGGGCGGAACGCTGTCGGCCAAATTCACCATCAAGGGCACGCCAACAGACAACGTCATCGTCGGCTCTTACGAAATCAAAAATACAAAGTTGGTGGGCTACGACCTCGGCTCCAAGATCGCTGGTATCGCCGCATTGGGCGGCATCAAAACTGGCGATACCACTGCCATCGACATCTCCCGGGCCAACGTGCGCATCACCAAATCAGGCAGCGAGAGCACGAATATTTACTCGGTCCTTCCTGCACTCGGTGAGTCTACCGGCAGCGGCACCGTGTCACCCTCGGGTGCCCTCGACTTCCACTTGATCTCGAAGGTCACGAGCGCGAAAGGTCTAAACAAGGTTGGC is drawn from Edaphobacter lichenicola and contains these coding sequences:
- a CDS encoding SAP domain-containing protein, producing MPKRPFLSASLTAHDFASWYWLKEELVAFCREHQISPSGSKLQLQSRITDYLSGKNPVTRPTPQRTSTKMPAQFTMDTIIGEGWRCNPSLGAFFRQNLGPGFHFNAPTRDFIHHKPGKTLADAAICYQTSVRPGAKKTRIPQQLEYNQHFRDFFRDNPGSSRQQAIDAWWIKRGKRKAPQESPSSEE
- the bcp gene encoding thioredoxin-dependent thiol peroxidase produces the protein MQINDKVENFTLQNQDGKEVSLTDFKGKPVVLFFYPRADTPGCTIESCGFRDAFEKFQKQGIVVLGISRDTVKDQKKFKDKYDLPYDLLADPDMELINRYDLVKPKNMYGKIVKGVKRTTYLIGPDQRLIHIFDEVKPEGHAEEVLALLKAHAKK
- a CDS encoding TonB-dependent receptor; protein product: MRKNRSSLAFNLLVAFLCCLPGIQLHAQYENGSLVGTIHDSTGAAVPGAAVTVTNNATAVAAKGVTNASGDYEFPSLRIGVYTISASATGFANAVANNITITVGGRERIDLSLQLGSTATTVEVSDVALQVETESSQRGQIITQYQSAAYPLVSRNYSDLLGLVTGVRQAPTAATTSSISSLVRAGAYNVNGQRSMFNNFLLDGMDNNAYGESNQGFDNQIIAVPPDSVAQFQIVTNNESAEYGRSSGATINVASNSGTNRFHATVYEFLRNTDLNAAGYFKPTLVGSSGNVVPFRKPTFNRNQFGVNFGGPIIKDKLFYFVDYEGFRQVLKPLSVNTVPTTNELNGKLVVAVQNPITGQVYPAGTTIPTSAINPISQQIIGFFKQIPTQGTGLASTGLDQNNYATQVPFTDNSDKGDLRLDYQQNSNNSWFLRVSDRKETGVNYPIFPLPLDGQTNGTIRVLDQQVALGYTHLMGANKVLDARLGLSRTKAGKFSLSIGDNAISIPGLPSDPTVAGGLPSTSIGGGFTAFGRQSTNPQWQNPALLDPKVNFTWVKGKHSLKFGYEYEHIWMAVNDNNPLYGSFSYAQGFSLCPSTTVNGVKTATNPNCPNISGAVADNYWADFLFGTTNNYSLANLFVAHLRQTLQSVYAQDDWKASNKLTLNLGLRWEYGSPYSEQHNYISNFDPISQTVLTLSPGAVAGNGITPFSGGGVYGNTLVNPDLNDFAPRLGFAYAATPRTSIRGGYGTSYVHYTRAGSGDILAINAPQAQFVSVTQKAPTAANHCPVGGAAATCYVTTDQGFPNGIATTFNPATDNITWVPKNTRDSYVQSYFLSVQQELAKNTLLDIAYVGNHGTKLQGFLNGNQKNPSNGFARPFGDWPSDITTALNEFYSHYDALQVRYEQRFVAGLSLLNSFTWSHSLDNASASLEGNSPSPQDANNISADYGQSDYNLPVANVTSLVYDLPFGHNRKFLSSSNAFTNTVLGGWQISAINTMQAGTPFNVGYTPNSANAVSPQISATYRGANEYRPNIVPGQPTIKKTKLSTGYIQYINLAAFTLPATTNSSGAMASPFGNASRNPGRTPAFYQTDLALNKKFNTPIDSLKVEFRTEAYNIFNHTNLYLPASGLGGTLSTPATATAAAQLNSPTTGGQITSTFEPRIFQFGLKILY
- a CDS encoding polysaccharide deacetylase family protein, encoding MTQTQTTAALLATATAAAGTITYAALSAQSQLFGKLLIAGSNPDEIALTYDDGPNDLATERLLDVLAQHNVHATFFLIGNYVRQRPHIARAIASAGHLIGNHTMTHPWLAWQSASRIREELSSCNAAIEDTLGIPVRYLRPPHGARRPVVFRIARELGLTTVHWNILPGDWKPIGAGEIAARTIRGIEQAQRQHRASNVVLHDGGQAGLGQPRLPTIEATGLLLRHYQTQPQKKFVTIDHWNISPA
- a CDS encoding ferredoxin family protein gives rise to the protein MTNLEGQRSAKPDPNCKFDPGVMVPIIDRMRCEAKGPCVPICPYDVLIIRTVSPEEKASFSLAGKLKLLVHGGKQAFVLDPDSCRGCGLCVKACPEKAIKLQKRLH
- a CDS encoding MFS transporter, coding for MSTTSPNPAAASQTAPPVIDPELPAPLSMGEVLRISMMRRLWYAQIISVFGDFLALFAVINVITFKLHANAQQVTGVQIAYMLPIAVLGILAGVFVDRWPLKPTMVSSDSIRACLCLLLIFATQIWHFYAILAAISVISSFFGPAQGVAIRSAVPLHGLRSANALMQQVMFGMRIIGPALAGLMVSYLGAISCYAFDSASFVGSALLIASVTFVASAPKPAAPTSETTDASAIGKVWLDMKQGINFIVHHAALLFVILAMAAGMFVLGCFGPLIAIYVRDSLHASTKSFAIASAMIGLGMLVGINGLNTFGKKLRDTVLVYSGLCGIAVGLVILTALPHLWSTILGNLIIGFSVAGIIVPSQTLFQKATPPELMGRVGSTFMSIIFTAQISGLVLSGLLSRYVGVRQVFALCAGMLIVLMAVGKLWMEPKPAAKQPA
- a CDS encoding AsmA family protein, whose translation is MRKSVKIVLAAVIAIPIIVVAAIPLFVNANTFRPTIESRLTAALSRKVTLGDLSFSFTNGSLVANDLAIADDPKFDQTPFFTAKRLNIGVQMKPLIFHHQLLIRSFEVDAPQIHLIRAEDGTWNFSTLSHGTNSLNTTRPTTLPDLPVDRIIIQDGNAKIETLPSQKNPQVYDHLGVQLQHFSLTQAFPFTVSASLPSDGKVEVSGTVGPINPQDATLTNFDTQVKIHHLDPVAAGYVDAAAGISMIASLDAHVVSDGMNVTSDGKVHAEQLILLKGGKAAPYPLDVSYQVVHSLKSNNGQVSDLVFQTGAIAIHIKGNYQLAANVPVFDLKLLAQSVPINDLQALMPAIGVKLPNGATLKGGTLSAKFTIKGTPTDNVIVGSYEIKNTKLVGYDLGSKIAGIAALGGIKTGDTTAIDISRANVRITKSGSESTNIYSVLPALGESTGSGTVSPSGALDFHLISKVTSAKGLNKVGVNLLTKLNSSSDAAKPSTANGIPISITGTAEAPVITADVNGLVKGNAATLKKKLSKLFGKKQ